The following is a genomic window from Acidobacteriota bacterium.
GAGGTGGCCCATGTGCAGCCCCTCCTCCACGACGATGACGTCCACCTGGTAGAACATGGGGGAATGCGTGGCATCGAAGGGGTCGCGGCGGTACACCTTCCCGGTGCTGATGGCGCGGATGGGGGGCGTGCGGGTCTCCATCGAGTGCACCTGCACCGAGGAGCAGTGGGTCCGCAGCAGCGTGGCCTCGTCGAAGTAGAAGGTGTCCTGCGCATCCCGGGCCGGGTGGTCGGGCGGCATGTTCAGGGCCTCGAAGTTGTAATAATCCCGCTCGATTTCGGGCAGGTCGAGCACCTCGAAACCCATGCTGACGAAGATCTCCTCGATTTCGGCCTGCAGCCGCTTGATGGGGTGGGCGCTTCCCGGCGCCAGGGGGACGCCCGGGCGGGTGACATCGACGGAGGGACGCCTCCGGTCCCGTTCGCCCGCCTTCACCGCCTGCAGCCTGGCTTCCAGCCGCTCCTCGACGAACTCCCGCAGCGCGTTCATCGCCTGTCCGAAGGCGGGGCGCTCCTCCTTCGGGAGCTCCCGGAGCTTTTTGAGCGCCCCGGTGACGAGTCCCCCCTCCCGCGCGAGGTACTTGTCCCGCACCGTTTTCCAGTCCTCGCTTCCCGTGACGGCGGCGCAATCCGCCTCGAAGCTTTGCCGCAGGCGGCTAATGGTTTCACGCATCATGGCCTCATCCGATTGATGACTGAGTTACAGGTTTCCGGACCCCGGCATCCACCGGCAAAAAAAAACGCCCGGAGTAAAACAGCACCCGGGCGCTCCCATGGTCAGGATCCGAAAAGACGGAAAGACTTAAGCCGTCGCCAGCGCCGCTCGGGCGCTATCGGCTATCTTGGCGAAGGTTTCGGGGTCTTTGATCGCGATCTCCGCGAGTACTCTGCGGTCCAGGGTGATGCCCGCCTTCCTGAGGCCGCCGATAAATCGACTGTAGGAGATGTTGTTTTCCCTCGCGGCCGCTCCCAGCCGTATGATGAACAGGCTGCGGAAATCGCGCTTCTTGGTGCGCCGGTCCCGGTAGGAAAACCGCAACGCGCGGTCCACGGATTCCTTGGCTGAGCGGTGAAGCTTGCTCTTGGTCAGCCGGTATCCCTTTGCCAGGCCCAGGATCTTCTTCCTGCGCTGGACTCGTTTATTCCCTCTTTTTACTCTAGGCATGTATCCACTCCACCGTTGAAACAGGGCTGTCCGGAAATCAGATGTTCAGCATTCTCTTGACGCGACGGGTGTCGGACTTGCTCACCAGTGCGCAATCCACCAGCTTTCTCACCCGCTTGCGCGGTTTTTTGGTCAGGATGTGGCGGGCATGGCTGTGCCGGCGCATGATCTTTCCCGTCCCCGTCACTTTGAACCGCTTCGCGGCGCTCTTGGATGTTTTCTGCTTCACAGATCTCTCTCCCCACTGAAAATATGAAAGCCAAACCCATAGTATCCGCCCAAAAACCCGTTTTGTGAAGGCGGCGAATGAAAAATCCCGGTCCGGCTACCCCCCCTTTTTGGGGACGAAAATGGCCACCAGCGCGTAACCTTCCATCTTGGGCGGTCGCTCCACATCGGCCAGTTCGGCCAGTTCCCCGACGAGCCGGTCCATCAGCCGGCGCCCCAGTTCCTGGTGCGCCATCTCCCTGCCGCGGAAGATGATGGCCGCCTTGG
Proteins encoded in this region:
- the pheS gene encoding phenylalanine--tRNA ligase subunit alpha translates to MRETISRLRQSFEADCAAVTGSEDWKTVRDKYLAREGGLVTGALKKLRELPKEERPAFGQAMNALREFVEERLEARLQAVKAGERDRRRPSVDVTRPGVPLAPGSAHPIKRLQAEIEEIFVSMGFEVLDLPEIERDYYNFEALNMPPDHPARDAQDTFYFDEATLLRTHCSSVQVHSMETRTPPIRAISTGKVYRRDPFDATHSPMFYQVDVIVVEEGLHMGHLKGMLDLFLKRVFHPGIQMRLRPGFFPFVEPGAEVDISCIFCSGKGCAKCKQSGWIEILGAGMVHPRVLEMSGIRDPRVTGFAWGMGIDRVAILKYGVDDIRLFFDNDLRFLNQF
- the rplT gene encoding 50S ribosomal protein L20; its protein translation is MPRVKRGNKRVQRRKKILGLAKGYRLTKSKLHRSAKESVDRALRFSYRDRRTKKRDFRSLFIIRLGAAARENNISYSRFIGGLRKAGITLDRRVLAEIAIKDPETFAKIADSARAALATA
- the rpmI gene encoding 50S ribosomal protein L35 is translated as MKQKTSKSAAKRFKVTGTGKIMRRHSHARHILTKKPRKRVRKLVDCALVSKSDTRRVKRMLNI